A single Coffea eugenioides isolate CCC68of unplaced genomic scaffold, Ceug_1.0 ScVebR1_667;HRSCAF=1380, whole genome shotgun sequence DNA region contains:
- the LOC113758687 gene encoding uncharacterized protein LOC113758687, whose product MLVSLEVLEISDCSEMYGVIGGELGEDQISQEDDAQQQDIVGKHRESSALERSNKLEFVFPKLSSLILIGLPNLLSFAGSRREECELKFPCLTHLKILLCRQLKQLCPGKLDAPNLEKVEVVENAIPVDLKDRKFIFLRDSAASDFYRRKKWELS is encoded by the exons ATGCTTGTGAGCCTTGAGGTGCTTGAAATTAGTGATTGCTCGGAAATGTATGGAGTTATTGGTGGGGAATTAGGAGAAGATCAGATCAGTCAGGAAGATGATGCTCAGCAACAAGATATCGTTGGAAAACATAGAGAGAGCTCTGCATTGGAAAGAAGCAACAAGCTGGAATTTGTGTTTCCCAAACTGAGCTCTTTAATTTTGATAGGCCTCCCAAATCTTTTGAGTTTCGCTGGTAGTCGCCGCGAGGAATGTGAACTCAAATTTCCCTGTCTAACACATCTGAAAATACTGCTGTGCCGGCAGTTGAAGCAATTGTGTCCAGGAAAGCTGGATGCACCAAATCTTGAGAAAGTTGAAGTGGTCGAGAATGCCATTCCTGTGGATTTAAAG GATAGAAAGTTCATCTTTTTGAGGGACTCAGCGGCCTCTGATTTCTACCGAAGGAAGAAATGGGAGTTGTCGTGA